Proteins encoded in a region of the bacterium genome:
- a CDS encoding acetyl-CoA carboxylase carboxyltransferase subunit alpha: MTKTHGGLDFERPLLEAEAKLEALFAEAVGRFVSLQEVSKARRKVRRMRHDVFSKLTPWQRTQIARHPARPYFLDFARHMFEDAIEIRGDRAFGDDQSIVTLLARFEGRSVVAIGHQKGRNVKENIQRNFGMPNPEGYRKALRALRLADKFGKPVLTFIDTPGAYPGIGAEERGQSEAIARAIQEMTQLGVPVIATVIGEGGSGGALAIGVGNRVLMLQHAIYSVISPEACAAILWRDDRSRAPEAAETLRYGARDALGFGLIDEIVREPLGGAHRNHAWAANLLRRALRRNLAALEGIPREELVRLREEKFLAMGKFSEGKS; this comes from the coding sequence ATGACCAAGACGCACGGAGGACTGGATTTCGAGCGGCCGCTGCTCGAGGCCGAGGCGAAGCTCGAGGCGCTGTTTGCGGAGGCCGTCGGGCGGTTCGTGTCGCTGCAGGAGGTCTCGAAGGCGCGGCGCAAGGTCCGCAGGATGCGCCACGACGTCTTCTCGAAGCTCACGCCCTGGCAGCGCACCCAGATCGCGCGCCACCCGGCGCGGCCGTACTTCCTGGACTTCGCGCGCCACATGTTCGAGGACGCGATCGAGATCCGCGGCGACCGGGCGTTCGGGGACGACCAGTCGATCGTGACGCTGCTCGCGCGCTTCGAGGGGCGCTCCGTGGTGGCGATCGGGCACCAGAAGGGGCGCAACGTCAAGGAGAACATCCAGCGCAACTTCGGCATGCCGAACCCCGAGGGCTACCGCAAGGCGCTGCGGGCGCTGCGGCTGGCGGACAAGTTCGGCAAGCCGGTGCTGACGTTCATCGACACCCCGGGCGCCTATCCCGGGATCGGCGCCGAGGAGCGCGGGCAGTCCGAGGCGATCGCGCGCGCCATCCAGGAGATGACGCAGCTTGGCGTCCCGGTGATCGCGACCGTGATCGGCGAGGGCGGCAGCGGCGGGGCGCTGGCGATCGGCGTGGGCAACCGCGTGCTCATGCTCCAGCACGCGATCTACTCCGTGATCTCGCCGGAGGCCTGCGCCGCGATCCTCTGGCGCGACGATCGCTCCCGCGCCCCCGAGGCCGCCGAGACGCTGCGCTACGGCGCCCGCGACGCGCTGGGCTTCGGGCTCATCGACGAGATCGTCCGCGAGCCCCTCGGCGGCGCCCACCGCAACCACGCCTGGGCCGCGAACCTCCTGCGCCGGGCGTTGCGGCGCAACCTGGCGGCGCTCGAGGGCATCCCGCGGGAGGAGTTGGTCCGTCTCCGCGAGGAGAAGTTCCTGGCGATGGGGAAGTTCAGCGAAGGCAAGTCCTGA